The following are from one region of the Abiotrophia defectiva ATCC 49176 genome:
- a CDS encoding HAD-IA family hydrolase → MANFIWDLDGTLINSYPHTIEALAQTYQDFGLSFDRDMVASYIIDYSIRDLIANLVASGQVDRDPFVARLKQATAARDGQIGPMEGADATLAGLKQAGHRHFVYTHKDKAAFQVLERLGWSDYFDEVITIEAGFKRKPDPQGVHYLLAKYQLDPAQTYYVGDRDLDIECALAAGVGSINFIGAETSQQRVMTQLKDILDWFVPSYGPVTPEFQAKLAASLSAHLTPLDHLSLNAVFRADLPQYQRRYFVKVYAEVDKFNRDKLGLLAIWPDWYVADLVLEGRHVLIQDWQELDPVGTPSLEDLGKLGELLAQTHLKLAPLADHLRRQPPLSQQVNSWHQDLLGSSEASRLAPLYDFFKARFDQIDAEYANLPQAVLHGDYSWRNLKRRGDEWAVIDFERLVVDIPWRELGKLWLREVKSTEERQAFLAGYRKILPLQEPSPLLDACLSFQLAQGIYRYVLKVDDWEFRQMADEVIEDVQAWCVSQGLDMSN, encoded by the coding sequence ATGGCCAACTTTATCTGGGACCTGGACGGGACCCTCATTAATTCCTATCCCCATACCATAGAGGCGCTAGCTCAAACCTATCAAGACTTTGGACTCAGTTTCGATCGAGACATGGTAGCATCCTATATTATTGATTATTCCATTCGTGACCTCATTGCCAATTTAGTGGCATCAGGCCAGGTGGACCGCGACCCTTTTGTGGCCAGACTTAAACAAGCGACCGCTGCTCGGGACGGGCAGATAGGTCCCATGGAAGGGGCGGATGCCACGCTAGCTGGCTTGAAGCAAGCAGGCCATCGGCATTTTGTCTACACCCATAAGGACAAGGCAGCCTTCCAAGTTCTGGAACGATTGGGGTGGTCTGACTATTTCGATGAGGTCATTACCATTGAAGCAGGTTTTAAGCGTAAGCCTGACCCTCAAGGGGTGCATTATCTCTTAGCTAAATATCAATTGGATCCGGCTCAAACCTACTATGTTGGTGACCGCGACCTAGATATTGAGTGTGCGCTGGCTGCCGGTGTAGGAAGCATTAACTTTATCGGAGCAGAGACTAGTCAGCAACGCGTCATGACGCAGTTAAAGGATATTCTAGATTGGTTTGTGCCTAGTTATGGCCCTGTTACACCGGAATTTCAGGCTAAGTTAGCGGCCTCTTTGTCAGCTCATTTGACACCCTTGGACCATCTGTCACTTAACGCGGTATTCCGGGCCGACTTGCCTCAGTATCAACGGCGCTATTTCGTCAAGGTGTATGCGGAAGTAGACAAGTTTAATCGGGATAAGCTAGGTCTTCTGGCTATCTGGCCCGATTGGTATGTTGCGGATCTGGTCTTAGAAGGACGCCATGTTCTCATTCAAGACTGGCAGGAACTAGACCCAGTGGGGACGCCAAGCCTTGAAGATTTGGGTAAGCTAGGGGAGCTCTTAGCCCAAACACATTTGAAGCTCGCGCCTTTAGCTGATCATTTGCGGCGGCAACCGCCTCTTAGTCAGCAAGTAAATAGCTGGCACCAGGATTTACTAGGCAGCTCTGAAGCGTCAAGGCTGGCACCCCTCTATGACTTTTTCAAAGCTCGTTTTGACCAAATCGATGCGGAGTATGCCAACCTTCCGCAAGCTGTTCTACATGGGGACTACTCTTGGCGTAACCTCAAGCGTAGGGGAGATGAGTGGGCGGTTATTGACTTTGAACGTCTTGTAGTCGATATTCCCTGGCGTGAATTAGGTAAGCTCTGGCTACGTGAAGTCAAGTCGACAGAAGAACGCCAAGCCTTTCTAGCGGGCTACCGCAAGATTCTGCCCCTGCAAGAGCCAAGCCCCCTGCTAGATGCCTGCCTATCCTTCCAATTGGCCCAAGGCATCTACCGTTATGTTCTCAAGGTCGATGATTGGGAGTTCCGTCAGATGGCGGATGAGGTGATTGAGGATGTTCAAGCCTGGTGCGTGAGTCAAGGATTGGATATGAGTAATTAA
- a CDS encoding Gfo/Idh/MocA family oxidoreductase has product MTTQPLTLAYIGNGKSTNRYHLPFVDQLPHLFRVKSVYVRHFNFAWPKRQGIHYSQDLAAILADPEVDLVVITTPLDSHYDYIKQALLAGKHVLCEKPFLATAQEARELFGLAEALGLHLECYQNRRYDSDYLTSLAVIESGKLGDLLEVEMHFDYYRPEVPQGQETFTLNSSFLYSHACHTLDQVIAYFGRPDRVVYDVRSLLGPNRMNDYFDLDLYYGPLKVSVKSSYFRLEERPSFQLYGSKGSFIKASKDRQEEDLKAFYMPDQPDFGLDRPEHYGILSSLNQEGHLVQQAIQSQRGDYGRVYQALYATLREGAPRRVQPQETLLQLEILESGIASLKASWQAAP; this is encoded by the coding sequence ATGACCACTCAGCCCCTCACTCTGGCCTATATCGGCAATGGCAAGAGCACCAACCGCTATCACCTACCCTTTGTCGATCAACTGCCCCATTTGTTTCGGGTCAAAAGCGTCTATGTTCGGCACTTTAATTTTGCTTGGCCTAAGCGTCAAGGTATCCACTATAGTCAAGACTTAGCGGCTATTTTAGCAGACCCTGAAGTGGACTTAGTAGTCATCACGACGCCCTTGGACTCCCACTATGACTATATTAAACAAGCTCTCCTAGCAGGCAAACACGTTCTGTGTGAGAAGCCCTTTTTAGCGACCGCCCAAGAGGCGCGCGAGCTCTTTGGCTTGGCGGAAGCATTAGGCCTACACCTAGAGTGCTATCAAAATCGTCGCTATGATTCGGACTACCTCACTAGCCTAGCGGTCATCGAGTCGGGCAAGTTGGGTGATTTGCTGGAAGTTGAAATGCACTTTGATTACTATCGACCAGAAGTTCCGCAAGGGCAGGAAACCTTTACTCTCAATTCGAGTTTTCTCTACAGTCATGCCTGCCATACCTTAGATCAAGTGATTGCTTATTTTGGTCGACCTGACCGGGTGGTCTACGATGTTCGATCTCTTTTAGGCCCCAATCGGATGAATGATTACTTCGACCTGGATCTCTATTATGGTCCCCTCAAGGTTTCTGTTAAATCCTCCTACTTCCGCCTAGAGGAACGGCCTTCCTTCCAACTTTATGGTAGTAAGGGCTCCTTTATCAAGGCAAGCAAGGACCGCCAGGAGGAAGACCTCAAGGCCTTCTATATGCCAGACCAGCCTGATTTTGGTTTGGATAGGCCTGAGCACTATGGCATTCTGTCTAGTCTCAATCAAGAGGGGCACCTAGTCCAACAAGCCATTCAGAGCCAAAGGGGCGATTATGGTCGCGTCTATCAGGCCCTCTATGCCACACTCAGAGAAGGAGCCCCCCGTCGCGTTCAACCGCAAGAGACCCTGCTGCAGTTAGAAATACTAGAGTCTGGTATTGCCAGTCTGAAGGCCAGTTGGCAAGCAGCCCCTTAG
- a CDS encoding ClC family H(+)/Cl(-) exchange transporter yields the protein MRSRFQEFAARRNKTRYVLAGLLVGVLVGLIVSAFRFLIGFVLSWVLSAYQAMQANPWLILPYIAGTIVLGYILGLIVRSEPYIKGSGIPQVELQLQGHLSLNWWSILWKKFVAGGIAIGSGLFLGREGPSIQLGSAVGQGVAKVTKSNRVQENILISSGAGAGLAAAFNAPIAGLLFVLEEVHHSFSPTVALTTLTATVTANFISLHAFGNHPALDLGNHLKFPVAYYGYLVVLGIFLALFGWCYQRVTFALPRLYAKLVPWVKPPFYGIVAGLLIIPIGLVAPHILGGGGELILELAHTKTPLLVLALILLVRFVFSMVSYGTGLPGGIFLPILSLGALVGALYGQFIINVTGMDQELLLCFIFFAMAGGFAAIGKAPLTALLLVSEMVGGLNQLMPLAVVVLSAFLLAEALKMPPIYEALAEKMLHQEDLAKTGRRTTFEVPIFVDSPLVGQKVAAIKWPEDVLIATIRRGEKEYITKGKMVLQAGDILIALTDEGILGHMHQAMNQLAMPAQDS from the coding sequence ATGCGTAGTAGATTTCAAGAATTTGCGGCTCGCCGCAATAAGACACGCTATGTCTTGGCGGGACTCTTAGTCGGGGTCTTAGTCGGGCTGATTGTGTCGGCCTTCCGCTTCCTGATAGGTTTTGTCCTGTCTTGGGTGTTATCGGCTTATCAGGCCATGCAGGCCAACCCTTGGCTGATTTTGCCTTATATTGCGGGGACCATAGTGCTAGGCTATATTCTAGGCTTGATTGTCCGAAGTGAACCCTATATCAAGGGGAGCGGGATTCCACAGGTAGAGCTCCAGCTTCAAGGGCATCTAAGCCTTAACTGGTGGTCTATTCTCTGGAAGAAATTTGTGGCAGGCGGTATTGCTATTGGGTCCGGACTCTTCCTAGGCCGTGAAGGGCCCTCTATTCAATTGGGATCAGCAGTCGGTCAAGGGGTCGCTAAGGTAACCAAGAGCAATCGTGTCCAAGAAAATATCCTGATTTCCAGTGGGGCAGGGGCCGGACTAGCGGCAGCCTTTAATGCCCCTATTGCGGGCTTGCTCTTTGTCTTGGAGGAGGTCCACCATAGCTTTAGCCCGACTGTTGCCTTGACGACTTTGACGGCAACAGTGACGGCCAACTTTATTTCCCTTCATGCTTTTGGCAATCATCCAGCTCTTGATTTAGGCAATCATCTTAAATTCCCAGTCGCCTATTACGGCTATTTGGTAGTCTTGGGGATTTTCTTAGCACTTTTTGGCTGGTGCTACCAACGCGTCACCTTTGCTTTGCCAAGGCTTTATGCAAAATTAGTGCCTTGGGTTAAACCACCATTTTATGGCATTGTGGCTGGCTTGCTTATCATTCCAATTGGATTGGTGGCACCCCACATTCTAGGCGGGGGTGGTGAGTTGATTTTAGAATTAGCTCACACTAAGACGCCACTCTTAGTGCTAGCCCTTATTCTCCTAGTGCGTTTTGTATTTTCCATGGTTTCTTATGGGACTGGCCTGCCAGGTGGGATTTTCCTGCCTATCCTGTCCCTAGGTGCCTTAGTAGGCGCCTTATACGGTCAGTTCATTATCAATGTCACCGGCATGGATCAGGAACTCTTGCTCTGCTTTATTTTCTTCGCTATGGCAGGAGGCTTTGCTGCCATCGGGAAAGCTCCACTGACTGCTCTGCTTCTAGTTAGCGAAATGGTAGGCGGCCTCAACCAACTCATGCCGCTAGCGGTAGTGGTCTTATCAGCCTTCCTTCTTGCAGAAGCCCTTAAGATGCCACCAATTTATGAGGCATTAGCTGAAAAAATGCTGCACCAAGAGGACCTAGCCAAGACAGGTCGACGGACAACCTTTGAAGTGCCAATTTTCGTTGATAGCCCATTGGTAGGCCAAAAGGTAGCCGCTATTAAGTGGCCTGAAGATGTCTTAATCGCTACTATCCGTCGAGGTGAGAAGGAATACATTACCAAAGGCAAAATGGTCCTGCAAGCAGGCGATATTCTAATTGCGTTGACGGACGAAGGCATTCTAGGCCATATGCATCAAGCTATGAACCAACTAGCTATGCCAGCGCAAGATTCATGA
- a CDS encoding GNAT family protein, which yields MIKIFGGVVDNHLPRVETNRLVLRKRTLADAEDMFAYAHLDSVAQAAGFPRIRSLEQEITYFTQVFPQEMSYRRVPIGYGITLKGIDRVIGSIDFINRLGPDILEIGYVLHPTYWGRGIAPEAVSAFIEVAFGLLDLYKLEASCYSSNEQSQSVLRKCGFSLEACLRGRHQLDDVRIDDLRYGLLKSDWARRRERASYA from the coding sequence ATGATTAAGATATTTGGTGGCGTGGTGGACAACCACTTGCCGCGCGTGGAGACCAATCGCCTAGTCCTGCGCAAGCGGACCTTGGCGGACGCGGAAGACATGTTTGCATACGCCCACTTGGATAGTGTGGCTCAGGCGGCGGGGTTCCCGCGCATTCGGAGTCTAGAACAAGAAATTACCTACTTTACCCAAGTTTTTCCTCAAGAAATGAGTTATCGCAGGGTGCCGATTGGTTATGGCATTACCCTCAAGGGCATTGACCGAGTGATTGGCTCCATTGATTTTATTAATCGTCTGGGGCCAGATATCTTAGAGATTGGCTATGTACTGCATCCCACTTATTGGGGGCGGGGCATTGCACCAGAAGCTGTTTCGGCCTTTATCGAGGTGGCTTTTGGCCTACTGGATCTCTACAAATTAGAGGCATCCTGCTATAGCAGTAATGAACAGAGTCAGTCGGTTCTACGCAAATGTGGCTTTTCCCTAGAAGCATGTTTGCGGGGCAGACATCAGTTGGATGATGTCCGTATCGATGATTTACGTTATGGCCTACTTAAGTCAGACTGGGCTCGTCGTCGCGAGCGCGCTTCTTATGCATAG
- a CDS encoding epoxyqueuosine reductase QueH, with the protein MHAKINAEEVLRRLKNQTINYDKVLRKMIVKWEAQEDKPTILLHSCCAPCSTSTLEFLCQHAEVTIFFSNSNIHPKSEYQRRAHEQKRFIDQFNERTGHQAGFIEDEYRPEVFTRMVMFHQLAEEEEGGERCSACFNMRLDRVAQVAQELGFDYFGSALTLSPKKNSQLINELGLEVQQLYDVNYLPSDFKKNKGYERSIVMCREYDVYRQCYCGCVFAAKQQGVDLREVNKEALAYLKDKHENWDKISFNFGRSKAKEAKENHD; encoded by the coding sequence ATGCACGCTAAGATTAACGCAGAAGAAGTCTTACGACGTCTGAAGAATCAGACCATTAACTATGACAAGGTCTTACGCAAAATGATTGTTAAATGGGAGGCCCAAGAAGACAAGCCAACCATTCTCTTGCATTCTTGCTGTGCACCTTGTTCGACTTCCACCCTAGAATTCCTCTGCCAACACGCGGAGGTGACCATCTTCTTCTCTAACTCCAATATTCATCCTAAGTCTGAGTATCAGCGCCGGGCCCATGAGCAGAAGCGCTTCATTGATCAATTCAATGAACGGACTGGCCATCAGGCGGGCTTTATTGAAGATGAATATCGGCCAGAAGTCTTTACGCGTATGGTCATGTTCCATCAATTGGCTGAAGAAGAAGAGGGGGGCGAGCGTTGCTCGGCTTGCTTTAATATGCGACTAGACCGGGTAGCTCAAGTGGCCCAAGAATTGGGCTTTGACTACTTTGGTTCGGCTCTGACCCTATCCCCTAAGAAAAACAGTCAGCTCATTAATGAATTGGGGCTAGAGGTTCAACAACTCTATGATGTTAACTACTTACCAAGCGACTTTAAGAAAAATAAAGGCTATGAGCGTTCAATCGTCATGTGCCGCGAATACGATGTCTATCGCCAGTGTTACTGTGGCTGTGTCTTTGCAGCCAAGCAACAAGGGGTGGACTTACGGGAGGTGAATAAGGAAGCCTTGGCTTATCTCAAGGATAAGCACGAGAATTGGGACAAGATTTCATTTAACTTTGGCAGGAGCAAGGCGAAGGAGGCCAAAGAAAACCATGATTAA
- a CDS encoding glucosaminidase domain-containing protein — protein MANSFIEQIAPLVQKYPSKIFNSITIAQACLESAWGQSDLARGGNNLFGIKASAPWTGPVFNKDSLEERSGVLKPENSDFRSYATIEDSIADHASFFESTPHRKDYYKKVLNATTPEEQARALTGTYATDSRYGDKLIKFINDYDLKQYDEAKPAVAPQVQGGYTNMPTILFVAGHGEKPDGNFDTGAIGYIARGEHKYMEDIFFPAIKNALPSGANVAFFSEHDCYTYGDIANQAAKYGSDTIVVECHYDAANSSSATGGHVIVYKGFDPDEYDIKLRDALAETIGVFPYNHKGYKGISGRDDLANANRTANSGTNWRLIELGFGTNPDDADYMMNHADELAGAIVKHLLGSTSGATAEKQPTGWISKIENGVKRWWFRNDGGSYKKSEWYEEYGNEYYFDEEGWAAQDGIKEIKGKKYHFKPNCVMSTGWVQVDGKWYHFNGRDGYMETKTMVEGKDGRLYYLTEDGSMLSNTDVKVAEDGSLIESATGKPIGTM, from the coding sequence TGGCTAACTCGTTTATCGAGCAAATCGCGCCATTAGTCCAAAAATATCCGTCTAAGATATTCAATAGCATCACGATTGCCCAGGCTTGCCTTGAGTCGGCCTGGGGCCAATCTGACCTGGCGCGAGGCGGTAATAACTTATTTGGTATCAAGGCTAGCGCGCCTTGGACAGGGCCGGTATTCAACAAGGATAGCCTGGAGGAGCGGTCTGGCGTACTCAAGCCGGAGAACTCCGACTTTCGTTCTTATGCCACAATCGAGGACTCTATCGCGGATCATGCTAGCTTCTTCGAGAGTACTCCGCACCGTAAGGACTACTATAAAAAAGTCCTCAACGCGACAACGCCGGAGGAGCAAGCGCGCGCTCTTACAGGTACTTACGCAACGGACTCACGCTATGGCGACAAGCTCATTAAATTTATCAACGATTACGACCTTAAGCAATACGACGAGGCAAAGCCGGCCGTTGCGCCACAGGTCCAAGGAGGTTATACAAACATGCCAACTATCTTATTTGTAGCCGGTCATGGCGAAAAGCCAGACGGTAATTTCGACACAGGGGCCATTGGCTATATCGCACGAGGCGAGCATAAATACATGGAGGATATCTTCTTTCCGGCCATTAAAAACGCTCTGCCAAGCGGTGCTAATGTAGCGTTCTTCTCCGAGCATGACTGCTACACTTATGGCGATATCGCCAACCAAGCGGCTAAATATGGCTCTGATACCATTGTCGTTGAGTGCCACTATGACGCGGCTAATAGTAGTAGCGCGACCGGCGGACATGTCATTGTCTATAAAGGCTTTGACCCAGACGAGTATGACATTAAGCTCCGCGACGCATTGGCCGAGACTATCGGCGTGTTTCCTTACAATCATAAAGGATACAAAGGTATCTCCGGCCGCGACGACTTAGCCAATGCTAACCGGACCGCTAACTCTGGCACTAACTGGCGCCTAATCGAGCTTGGCTTTGGTACTAACCCAGACGACGCCGACTACATGATGAACCATGCGGACGAATTGGCCGGCGCTATCGTTAAGCACTTACTCGGCTCTACTAGCGGCGCAACTGCAGAAAAGCAACCAACCGGCTGGATCAGCAAGATTGAAAACGGCGTTAAGCGTTGGTGGTTCCGGAATGATGGCGGTTCTTACAAAAAGTCCGAGTGGTATGAAGAATACGGCAACGAATATTACTTCGACGAAGAGGGTTGGGCCGCTCAAGACGGTATTAAGGAAATCAAAGGTAAGAAGTACCACTTCAAGCCAAACTGCGTAATGTCAACTGGCTGGGTCCAAGTCGACGGCAAGTGGTATCACTTTAACGGTCGTGACGGTTACATGGAAACTAAGACCATGGTTGAGGGCAAAGACGGCCGCCTCTATTACTTAACCGAGGACGGTTCTATGTTGTCTAATACCGACGTCAAAGTTGCCGAGGACGGTTCGCTTATCGAGTCTGCTACCGGAAAACCAATCGGCACAATGTAG